Proteins from a genomic interval of Niabella soli DSM 19437:
- a CDS encoding RNA methyltransferase, with protein sequence MRKLSMEELGRKSVAEFRESEKMPIVVVLENIRSAYNVGSVFRTSDAFLVEGIYVTGYSAKPPHKEIKKTALGAEESVTWKHFPSAKEAIDELRQLEYAVFAIEQVANSKKLNELNWDGRSKIALVFGNEVTGVEQSTIALCDNCIEIPQLGMKHSLNIATAAGVVLWELVRGYIGANSQ encoded by the coding sequence ATGCGAAAATTAAGTATGGAAGAGCTGGGGCGCAAATCGGTAGCGGAATTCAGGGAGTCAGAGAAAATGCCGATCGTGGTGGTGCTGGAAAATATTCGCAGCGCTTATAATGTGGGCAGTGTTTTTCGTACCAGTGATGCGTTCCTGGTGGAAGGAATCTATGTTACCGGGTATTCGGCAAAGCCGCCGCATAAGGAAATAAAAAAAACAGCGCTGGGAGCGGAAGAGTCCGTAACCTGGAAACACTTTCCCAGTGCAAAAGAAGCCATTGATGAATTACGCCAGTTGGAATATGCAGTATTCGCTATTGAACAGGTTGCCAACAGCAAAAAACTAAACGAACTGAACTGGGATGGCCGATCCAAAATTGCCCTGGTATTCGGCAATGAAGTTACCGGGGTAGAGCAATCTACTATCGCTTTATGCGATAATTGCATTGAAATTCCGCAATTGGGAATGAAACATTCTTTGAACATTGCCACGGCAGCGGGAGTGGTGCTGTGGGAATTGGTGCGGGGGTATATCGGGGCCAATAGTCAATAG